One Seleniivibrio woodruffii DNA window includes the following coding sequences:
- the dapA gene encoding 4-hydroxy-tetrahydrodipicolinate synthase, translated as MFEGSIVAIATPFKNDKVDEEALRNLVEYQIAKGTDGIVPCGTTGESATLTHDEHCRVIDIVIDQTKKRVPVIAGSGSNSTHETVYLTEHAKKAGADGALIITPYYNKPTQEGLYQHFKHVAERVDIPIVMYNVPGRTSVNMLPDTVNRLSKIPNIVAIKEASGSMDQAGAILSGAEKGFGLLAGEDSLYFPLMCIGASGVISASVNVCPAEAAALYDAYVAGDMKTARELHFKLLPLFNALFLETNPIPVKKALELMGLIGPEIRLPLIPMTEAGTAKLTAVMKQVGII; from the coding sequence ATGTTTGAAGGCAGTATTGTTGCCATTGCCACACCTTTTAAAAATGACAAAGTTGACGAGGAAGCTCTGAGGAATCTGGTTGAATACCAGATCGCAAAAGGAACTGACGGTATCGTTCCCTGTGGAACCACAGGCGAATCCGCAACCCTGACCCACGACGAGCATTGCAGAGTTATAGATATAGTTATCGACCAGACAAAGAAACGTGTGCCCGTTATCGCAGGCTCCGGCTCAAATTCCACACATGAAACAGTGTATCTCACTGAACATGCTAAAAAAGCCGGTGCAGACGGTGCGCTCATCATCACACCTTACTACAACAAACCTACTCAGGAAGGTCTCTATCAGCACTTTAAACATGTTGCTGAGCGTGTGGACATCCCGATAGTAATGTATAACGTTCCCGGCAGAACATCCGTTAACATGCTTCCCGATACGGTCAACCGCCTTTCAAAGATCCCTAACATCGTAGCCATTAAAGAGGCCAGCGGTTCTATGGATCAGGCGGGAGCAATCCTTTCCGGCGCAGAAAAAGGCTTCGGTCTGCTGGCGGGCGAAGACTCGCTTTACTTCCCCCTTATGTGCATCGGAGCAAGCGGCGTTATCTCCGCATCAGTGAACGTTTGCCCCGCAGAAGCGGCGGCACTTTACGATGCATACGTTGCAGGCGACATGAAAACCGCAAGGGAACTGCATTTCAAACTGCTTCCCCTGTTCAATGCGCTGTTCCTTGAAACAAACCCCATCCCCGTTAAAAAGGCTCTTGAGCTGATGGGACTCATCGGCCCCGAGATCCGTCTGCCCCTCATCCCCATGACAGAGGCAGGGACGGCGAAACTGACAGCTGTTATGAAACAGGTCGGAATCATATGA
- a CDS encoding tetratricopeptide repeat protein: MHNATPEQLLHVATQYHKEGKLDAAEKLYKTVIEVKPHDAQAWFYLGMIKYSQGTHFEAIEHLRRALELDPKNADFSNNLGEIYRQHGMLDEAEYFIRNAIVINPNQADAYSNLALICKAKGDYDSAKLYFSRSLDLNPKNANTIINVGNLFLTINEYDDAAECFLAALGLAPENPHALRGCAIALYEKGEYNAAAAMLSRLTAGKPDFHREKVDLALITLRNKDFRKGFQLLESRLKHLPHIMQGEEKNLWRGADLKGKTIYIYDEKDGLGGFGDTLMFVRFVLDMQKYSPERVILRVQPELHTLISANMPDFVTVVTENFEKFDCHSPLLSLPLVQNVRAKTMPRAAGYLKADADKTAHLFDRSVKNVGIAFATDKSHIKHETRTIPQEAFDPLFDKSIKLHYISKQEPDAPLHPSINDLRPHINDFADTASVIANLDMVITADTSVVHLAGAMGKETALLLNRLHDWRWFSIKSGQKTVWYESVTGYVKEDSAGWEELVSSVRI; the protein is encoded by the coding sequence ATGCACAATGCAACCCCCGAACAGCTGCTCCACGTTGCCACCCAGTACCACAAAGAAGGCAAACTGGATGCGGCGGAAAAACTGTATAAAACCGTTATCGAGGTTAAACCCCACGATGCGCAGGCATGGTTTTATCTCGGAATGATAAAATATTCTCAAGGCACACATTTTGAGGCAATCGAACACCTGAGGCGTGCTCTTGAGCTTGACCCGAAAAATGCCGACTTCAGCAACAATCTGGGCGAAATATACCGTCAGCACGGGATGCTGGACGAGGCGGAATATTTCATCCGCAATGCAATAGTCATAAACCCCAATCAGGCTGACGCCTATTCAAACCTTGCACTCATCTGCAAAGCAAAGGGCGACTATGACTCCGCAAAGCTCTATTTCTCCCGATCCCTCGACCTGAACCCGAAAAATGCCAACACCATAATAAACGTCGGAAACCTTTTCCTGACGATTAACGAATATGACGATGCCGCAGAATGCTTTCTGGCGGCTCTGGGATTAGCTCCCGAAAATCCTCATGCTCTTAGGGGATGCGCAATAGCACTCTATGAAAAAGGTGAATACAACGCCGCCGCCGCAATGCTGAGCAGACTGACAGCGGGCAAACCCGACTTTCACAGAGAAAAAGTGGATCTGGCGCTTATAACCCTCAGAAACAAAGACTTCAGAAAAGGTTTTCAACTTCTGGAATCCAGACTGAAACACCTGCCCCACATAATGCAGGGAGAAGAAAAGAACCTCTGGAGAGGCGCTGACCTGAAAGGCAAAACCATTTATATTTATGATGAAAAGGACGGTCTGGGCGGCTTCGGCGACACCCTGATGTTTGTCCGTTTTGTCCTTGATATGCAGAAATACAGCCCTGAGCGGGTAATTCTCCGTGTTCAGCCGGAACTGCACACGCTGATCAGTGCAAACATGCCCGACTTTGTTACAGTGGTAACAGAAAATTTCGAAAAATTCGACTGTCACTCACCGCTTCTCAGCCTGCCTCTGGTGCAGAACGTAAGAGCCAAAACAATGCCCCGTGCCGCAGGATATCTTAAGGCAGATGCAGACAAAACTGCTCATCTTTTTGACAGGTCGGTGAAAAACGTGGGGATCGCTTTCGCCACGGATAAGTCACACATAAAGCACGAAACCAGAACCATCCCCCAAGAGGCCTTCGATCCCCTGTTTGATAAAAGCATAAAACTCCACTACATCTCAAAACAGGAACCGGATGCACCGCTTCATCCCTCAATAAATGATCTCAGACCACATATAAACGATTTTGCCGACACTGCATCCGTCATAGCCAATCTTGATATGGTGATAACAGCCGACACGTCCGTTGTACATCTGGCAGGAGCTATGGGCAAAGAAACGGCACTGCTTCTGAACAGGCTCCACGACTGGCGCTGGTTCAGCATCAAGAGCGGACAAAAGACAGTATGGTATGAAAGTGTTACCGGATATGTTAAAGAGGATTCGGCGGGCTGGGAAGAACTGGTCAGCTCTGTCCGTATATAA
- the dapB gene encoding 4-hydroxy-tetrahydrodipicolinate reductase: MIKVAMVGAAGKMGRRIIALINEDDRCTVSGALEHASSSFLGHDAGEVAGIGKIGVTITSDMQEALGGCDVFIDFTGAEPTMHNLDAYAKIGKPVVIGSTGLSAAQTEKVKELAQKIPVLFSPNMSLGVNLTFKVLEMVSKAIGERYDIEIVEAHHRLKKDAPSGTAMKMGEVIANVLGRDIEKDGAYSRHGLIGARTDREIGMQTLRAGDIVGEHTVMFCGQGERIEITHRAHTRDTFASGAISAAAWLAGKPVGFYNMFDVLGL, translated from the coding sequence ATGATCAAAGTTGCAATGGTAGGTGCGGCTGGAAAAATGGGCCGCCGCATCATAGCTCTTATAAACGAAGACGACAGATGCACCGTTTCGGGTGCGCTGGAGCACGCATCATCCTCCTTTCTGGGACACGATGCGGGCGAGGTGGCCGGCATAGGCAAAATAGGCGTGACCATCACTTCGGATATGCAGGAGGCGCTGGGCGGATGTGACGTTTTCATCGACTTCACAGGCGCAGAGCCCACAATGCACAATCTGGATGCCTATGCGAAGATAGGAAAGCCTGTGGTGATAGGCAGCACAGGACTCAGCGCCGCTCAGACCGAAAAGGTCAAAGAGCTTGCGCAGAAGATCCCCGTGCTCTTTTCGCCCAACATGAGCCTCGGCGTAAACCTTACGTTCAAGGTTCTGGAGATGGTGTCCAAGGCCATCGGCGAAAGATACGACATTGAGATAGTGGAAGCCCACCACAGACTTAAAAAAGACGCACCCAGCGGCACGGCAATGAAGATGGGCGAGGTTATCGCAAACGTCCTCGGCCGTGATATTGAGAAGGACGGCGCATACAGCCGCCACGGACTCATAGGCGCAAGAACCGACAGAGAGATCGGCATGCAGACTCTGCGTGCGGGCGATATTGTCGGCGAGCATACTGTGATGTTCTGCGGACAGGGCGAACGCATCGAAATAACTCACAGGGCGCACACCAGAGACACATTCGCCAGCGGAGCGATTTCCGCTGCGGCGTGGCTTGCGGGTAAGCCTGTCGGGTTTTATAATATGTTTGATGTATTAGGACTTTAA